TCTGCCGAGAGAATCAAGAGTATGGCGTGGCAATGAAACCCATGAACTTAATTTGCCAGTAACGGTAAGTTGCTAATATAGACACTTTTTACTTTAAGCAAGTACCTAATGtacgtaattttttattgtaagaaatatatttattggtattcttaataataatataataataattaacaaatttacAAATTCTTTAATGTAATgtgtcattttatattttctcgtATCTCTCAGACATTCCCTGAGAAAAATTCACTTCCGGCTGCTCATCGGATAACTCTaacgaaaaataatataataaaaatgaaaatacttaggcacataatatataatagttatGAAACTAACAATCGGCTCTTATCAGTAAAAAACATGTCACTTATTagtacttatatttattagCAGAATCTCTGAAATCTAAGAATTACAGAGAGCAAAAACTCATACGAAACCTAAtccaataaatataaactttaaaacacctataaaataattacacatCGCTTGACCTAAAATACCCGTTACACGAGTATGAGTAGTTACCGACAagaacaatataatattgtgcACGGAACATAACTCTGATATAACATTTTGGACCATAACGTTAATCGTGACGGCGCAGAGCAAAGCGAGGTcaaatacataaaccataaatCGTCCTAGCGCAAAAGGAAAAGAGAAAAAGCTTTTCTGCTTCAGCAGACCAAGTCTGTTCATTACTTAtataaaaggaaaatgtctgtaCGTCTCGCACAGAATACTATGAGTGGCATTTTCGAGATTAGCACGCGTGGGCTATATAATATCTTGCTCATCCATGATGTATGAAATGGCGAATTTCTTATAGgcgaacaataaataaatcacgaattgAACTCGTAAAGCTAAAGATATTTTATGCTccttacctacgagtataacGAAGTCctctgtaaaataattaaataattggtAAATAAAATTGGGCATCCTCAAAATCGATACAATTGTTAcacatataagaaaaaaatcgtaaaatataataagctcAAAATATaagttcaaaaaatataataagcttAGTAAAAACTGCAAAAAGATAATAATGACACACAGAGCTTAAAAGCATTttgtactataaaataaaagcaaaattgAACTTTGACATTCCACcggttatattattatacgtaAATCTAATATTGCAACGCCGACGCTTTTAACCTGTGATTGTGTGGGAGGAAGATAGGGATGCGTATAAGTTAcgttaaaaagtaattatattgTAGATTGTAACAgtgtatatataatgtatcatgtAATTATATATTGGAAATATTTCACTTACATTATCAGCCTCTCTGCAATGCGGGTTACTCGTCCAGGGTGATTGTCAGTCTAACGATcactgatgttaatgataaacaGGACTATAGCTTCATGAGCTTTCCGAGAAAATTTCTCCTGATTTCTTGGAAGTATCAAAAATCAGGACTCGAATCGAGGACTTTGTGATCCAAAGCTAACTATTGGACCAAAGAGGCAGTtgcaaatatttatgtatttaaaaatcctTCCCTGCTTCTCGCTCTACAAAAGGATCTCTGATGGCATCGTACTTGAACGCCACATCGTTTGGCGATACCTTTCtaccggtagagtggtaactagccacgggacAAACCgtaatataaactaatattataaaggtatattataaaggttatctaaactaatattataaagctgaagagtttgtttgtttgtacgcgctaatgtcaggaactactggtcagattttaagattttttcagtgatagatagcttatttatcaaggaaggcgataggctatattatccccgtattcctacaggaacgggaaccacgcgagtgaaatcgcgcagcgtcagctagtacatttATATGAAGcacgttttaaatttttttattaagctaCTTATAGTtgaagtttataattaaaacgTGTGCAACTTTGCGGCGTGGATGTCGGAGGAGTGCGCGCTCCGGCGAGGAGGCGAGGAGGAGTGCCCCCCGGTCATCGTGTCGTGGGAGGGGGCCGCTGACATTCAGAGCGGAGATATCCTTATCGTGCGCATCGCAGACTCTTCCCCGCTAGACACCTTTGTTAGCGCCGACTCTACCAACGGAACTATTGACACGAACTCTTCACATGATGAGGACAGGTAGGGGAAATAGATTAGCATGTGGTAATTAGTTGTAGCTATAAGCTTTTAGTATATCACAAACTTCAAAGGGCATTGTTTCTATTTTCCTATGTCTGTTTATGTTCCTGTtgtttttgaataataataaataaatgttcctACAACAAAACTGATATAAGCATGAATGATAGAAGTGTATCTAATTCAAACATTGGGTATGTATTTGTGTGATtgtgattttgataaaaataatattgtgaattatagattttataacttaaaaatattaggtacttaaaattataacataaaagGTAATTAAGCTTGTTATATTTCTAAAAGGGCATTGAAATTATTCACTATATTACTTTTAAGAAGCTAGTAGGCAAAGGTATGCGTAGTACGTATACGAGTGTGATAGATTTTTACAAGCTAATGTTAACGTCACATACGTGTTGTTAGTAAGTAATATTAAACAGGTTATCTCTTGATTAATGAATCAAGCGTAAGTGGGAGTGTCACACAACCTAAAACTAATTTGGTTAGTTTAGGAAAAAtcgtagttttattattatttaaaaaatcctaaTCACCCGACCcggtattttcaaaaataatcaaatatagtTTTAGATAAATAGATGATTGTTTTACACTTGTATTTGATCCATAAATTATGGGACACTGTATATTTCAAATTCATTGATCCGTTTCTTTTCTGTTACGTAATCACCAGTGACCCGTGTCTATTGCTCTTTTCACGGTTTAATAAGTAATGGTTGACGAAGGGTCTATTTCAGGTCGCACCACACGATCCCCCAGCCCGCCGTGTACCAAGTGACGCGGCAAGGACACGAACACTGCGACGTCTCTGACGGGATGTTGCTCGATATTACGCCGTTAGACGAGAACGGATCGAAAATATTCACTCTCTACGACAAGGACCTCACTGAAGgcgttaatttattaataggtGAGTATTTTCTTTCACAGTTTCATATGATAGGAGATGATgcttaattacaatttatacgACAACGTTAGTAGACTAGATGATAGGTAGAAAATAAATGGTTCCATACATGTTTTTAGGCTACTAACTAAACACCTTTGAGTAATTTTGGAGCTGTTTTATTTGCCTTACTTTAAATGTACCCACCACAAAATTAagagctcatacttggtggaggtaatcAACAACAAACAAGGTATTCTcctatgaatgttatttaaacgggtacataccacgataaaacgacgagatttttattgtcgatattttgaCCCAGTTGCAtagatcgtggtcacgacgggactgaacgTGGTGACGGGACgggttttatcgtggtatgtacccgtttaaataacattcataatgaacaaccacgaaataagtttaaaatcattaaggTATTCTCCTAATTCGTCGAGGGTGGCAGAAGCTAACGAACATATCATCTGCCACGCTCGAGCAAATTCTAAAACTCCCTCTTCGATTTCCATACTATTAAAAGCATCTAACTTTATTTACGTTTTAGCTAATCATAGCTAACGTCGTTTCTGAAATGGATTAATCCAATCCAACTTGGGCTACACGGACacacatcattatcagcttattttaccTACAAATACCTATTTTCTTTTATAGTTTCATGAAGGTTCTAATGGTTATTTCCGTTTTAACAGCTAAGTTTACGTCGTTTCTCTAATGGATTAATCCAATCCATCAATAGATTAAGATATTGGTGAAAAATGGTTTAATGTCACGCCAATTAGTTGTTTTCAGTGTCTACGAATGTGCTTTTCTTTTTCTAATAGTAAAGctaaatgagggtagaaaatgcatgtcatttcatacttAAAGTTATGAAtgcttttttttcattcaaaagATAGTAATATTGTCATTAATAAGTATATAggaacaagttatttaaaattactattagGTGTAAAATAACTAgtgattgttttatttgtttgttgataaacattgcacagCGAGTTTGGCTATAGTgttgatgtatttttttcatttattgctTTCACTTGTGCCACGCAAGCAAAGTTAAGCCACATTGCGTGAGAACTTCGCAAACTACGTAAGCTCTTGGCGGAAGTCTGTGGAATGGGAAAACATCACTTTGTTGTGACTGAGCAGTAAATACCAAAGAATATCATTGAGTCGTGACATGCAATGGTCTTGTGTTTTATTTGTAGAAAATGTTACGTGCGTTTACTTTGGACGATACAGCGTGGAGCTTTAGAATTATAGTACAACCTTTTGATATAGCGATTGTGACCCAGCAGTGCAATCGACAAAGATTATCATTTGAAATCATCGTATACCAGTAGTGACATGCCATGTGTTTAACGGAACcctattttcatattaaaaaatattcagcgAGAGTTTTTAAGGCCAAGGAATTTTAAGTGTCTTTTTTTTGGGCTTACGATATCatttaaacaagtaaaaagtcgaggtattttgtatttgtattgtataaaaagtagtagtactagtagtagtagtagtagtgacTAGTAGACGAGTAGTATaaatacagctcgtgcggattaacttgacacctttCCTTGGCtggaatgatgtttgtactgtgtttgtgcGGTTGTGTTTAATAGCCAGGTGTGGTGTGGCGCACGAGCTTTACGAAAGACTTGAGTCGTGTCATGCAAATGGTATGTCACGTCACGTTCGGTATCCTTTGTAGTAATGTAACGTGTGTGTGGATAATGGTAAGGATGATGCATTGTGAAGGCAAGGAATAAAAGCTTAATCCCGGTAATAAAAGTATTCTTTACAGTTGTATCTGAGACTTGGGGGTCACAATGCATTCGATTGAAGGTCACCGTGAAGTCGGACAACTGCGGCGATTCCCAAGACTGTACAGGAAAGGGCGTCTGCTATACAAATGTATCCAtggtatgtactcgtatatatcgtatatatatactcgtatctctCTCTGAGATATAGGAATTTTCAATCAAGTTTTACGCAATTGTAATTTGAGCGATGGCATGACAGCTATTACTTTCGCAAGATATTAATTTCTGTCTTCGCTTATTTTGAAGATGAGGACTACCTACACCGATCTAACATTAGAATTACCTTCCTTTGTTGAGTGTATTCATACCTTAACAAATATGTACTGGGCAAATTCATTTTTCATTGGGAGGAATTTTATTGTTTCGTTAAGAGCTGCTCGTATGTTTCGTTCTGTTATATAGGCCATATTGTGTTTTGACTTCGGCCACTACAAAAAACCAAGTAAATCTTATGTggacatttaaataaatcagtttTCCAGAAATTCGGTTATTTTTCAGATAAATATCGTCATGTCCGATCTCGactaaatatgaccaatatttcctaTCCCCTCCATATTTGGAGGAAGGAGAGAAGacaggaaataaaacttataaattaaattaacttataattaattaattaaacgtaTCAGTTTATGTATCTAGTTATACGAGATACGTTTTAATTTAGAACTCATGACCTTTCGGTGTTGAGTCTTAACGCATGTGGAGCTATTGACGCGTTATTGATCcatactaaatttaaacttaTGTTAAAATCGCTTGTAAAACGCTTTATGGAAATCGCTTAAGATATTTTCAGAACAAATTGAGAAGAAGTGAAAAAGAAAAGTGGCCTATACATGCCACTTTTAtatcgttgtaattttataattcaataacgggctcacctatccaaaccaaatgtttaggctttgttcggactatttagtagatggtttatgtgaagtttgcacaaaataggtaggggtagggtagggtaggattggTAAGAAGTACACACAAGTCAAtgtgaagcttgaccggatccgctagttGGAATATAAAGTACAAATACTTTTAGGTGCTCGGTATGACTACCGTCCGCTGGCGCATTTTGGTAATTACCCTCCTTAGAACATACCTCgcttagttggaggggaaatgGAAAATCTATTCGTGTCAAAATTTATCTAAATccggttttttttatactttacaagttagcccttgactacaacgtcaccaagtgatgatgcaatctaagatgaaagcgggttaacttgctaagaggaggatgaaaatccacaccctttacggtttctacgcgacatcgtaccagaacgctaaatcgcttggcggtacgtttttgtcggtaggatggtaattagccacggccagagcctcccaccagccagacctgtaccaattaagaaaacttcaatcggcccagccggggatcgaacccaggacctccgtcttgtaaatccaccgcacataccactgcgccacggaggccgtccaaaaGGCCGGTCCGAATAGAGTAAGTTTTacggtaggcgtccacagattcgcATCGTGTGTTtcagacgcatcgcatcaaacggatcgtagtattctttgtactaTAGAATACAactgcgtccactgatccgcattgtacAAATTGCACGAATCTATCACGATGCGTTCGATACCTACGACGCAAATCTGTGGACCCATGTATTTAGATGTTGTTGTGTTGTGAAAATTGTAacaatctttttaatttaatattcagaTATAAATTGCCGCTAAAATGGGCGATCGCCTTTGTCGATGTAGAATAGATTGATCGTGTATTGATTACAGGAAGGCTACGAGTGCCAGTGCTGCCGCGGCTACGCTGGCCCGCACTGCGAGGACAGAGACGCGTGCAATCCATCACCCTGTCTGAACAATGGCATCTGCGTCGACCTCTCGCAGCCGCTCAACGGCGCTAACTACCACTGTCTTTGTCCATACGGTATATACATTTTACTGGAATTCCGTTCCAATCAATCTTTGTTAAcgaaattattgtaaatttaaacTAGTGGACATCCGCAAATTCGTTCACttaaatttcgtattttataAGGATTCCACACTATGATTTCTTGGATAAAAAACAAGGATGTGTCCAAAATGGAGTCTATTTTCGAGTATGTCCCAAATTTCGTCAAGATCTTTTCCTGGGAACAGAAAGAGGGTCAGAAACAGGAaacaattaaacatatttttgtgtttgttattaataatgagagtaattattttatttgaaacgcTTACCTATAAGTAGTCAGCTATTTTCAACTATTTAGAATATTTAGGTTAAGCTTAGGTATCGTTATCTATTATTATGAGTGactttttattcatttactCTTCGAACAAGTGAACCAGCTGTgatcaaaatttatatatttttttatccacCCAAAGAAACTtcattaagtaaaaatattactataataaatactttatcaTTCATATATTGGGCGCACGCTTTCTTAGTTCGTATTTCATTTAAAACGTTACACTAATTAAATACTTGTATCTACTACTATGTATTTTGTGTAGTAGCTTTAAGTTCCAGCTTCCAAACCAACATTTTCCAGTAAGCCcaaaaataaattgcattttCGGTTAATTAAGCTCCTATGTGACGTAATCGGAAACTCTATTCGGAGAGCGCTGTTGCGTAACTCTATACACACATCAAGCCATACCTTACCCCTGCAGGGTATAATGAATATCTCTGTAACCGTATTAAATGTTGATTAATGACGCCACTTCATCGTGGAAGTTAATAGATTTCGGGCTAAAACCGTCCTATGACGTTTATTGAAATGTGTTATTCTGTGCGCTGTAACATGGTGCGGGCGAcagttgctttatgacgttcataatacgtactattatcgtgaatcgcgataAACTTTCTGACGCTATAGCGCATATTATTGGACCTTGGCTATCAATAGACGATTTGCTAAGTCTTAGTTTTTATCTGGCGTGTTTTAGtatttagtatataatataaatttaatttatatatttatacctatataGCCTCTGACAAATCTGTAAACAAGTGAAGcagtatgaaattaaataacggTTAGATATCCGTTAACTACACTACAACTGAAAGGTTTCTTTCTCCATACACAATTAAACAGTCATTCTGAAATTTACAGAATCTACCAATATTAAGTATAAGTTTTGTACAGCTACGTATGCTACAGAATTATCAGAAAATCGATCACATTAAGTTCACAAAATTCTCAGAGTACCAAAAGACATTTTCCCTCGGGGTTAAACTTCGTTTTGTACAAAATCGGCCAACTCCGCTACTACTGAAGGTTACCAATCTCTCAAGTGGATCAATAAGAGATATTTAAGAAACTTATTAATGTAACAGACAGAAGGATCCTCACAAAACTTTTCTTTGTGTTTAAGATACAGCTACAACGcgaaaaatgtacctactaggtttaggtttttagattttaaatttttatttaattgaatttgaatatacTTTAGAAATGTATTGAAGCTAATCACAAGGAGTGTCTTAATGGTTCCTACTGGTAAGATACGGCTACAGATGCCTTTCATAATAAATAGAAGATAcatttatactcgtagttatagGGATATATATAAGCTGCCAACAATTTGAATGCATCGTTATATAAAGTAGCAGTTGAAAGAAGCAAATCAATCTATTTTTGTTGGTTACGGTAAAAGCTCTATTCACGGGATATACGTTCTGTAAATGTGCACAAAAActgtgaatatggaatggtaatTTATAGGGGAAAGGAGATACGTTCCTCTATAAATTACatgaaaaattttgatttttgataaaaaacacattattggcgcgaataaaggaagcgtgaataaggagcttctATAGCTGCCTATCAAATCTGTCTATTACCTACaggctacatattatgtaaagtaAGGAAGAAAGGATCtagtttttatacaattttaggGTTCACTGGAAGGAAATGTGAGAAGGACCCTTGTTATTCTGAACCATGCGTCAATGGAGGATCTTGTATGAGCATGGCAATGAATGGTTCCACAACATTTCATTGCGCTTGCGCCGAAGGATGGACGGGCTCGCACTGTGAAGTGGCAGCTACTGGCGGCGCGTGCGCTGAGAAGCCTTGCGTCAAGGGGATTTGCGTTGAGCAAACGGACAACGAGGTGGACGGAGAGAAGTACCGCTGCTTTTGTGAGCAAGGTAAGTACTCTTTATGTTGACAAGTAGAAAGGTCGTGTTTTGGTCCTGAACTCCTAAACTTAGCCCAGCTAGGAATTTAACCCGAATCTTAGAAAGCATAACCCTCAGCTCTGTTGTGTAGACTATTAGGTAGTTAGAATTTATAAATGAGGCAGAGACAGGTCATCTTAATTATAGTTAAGAGCTTTATGTTCTATGGTTGCAGTACATATACTCCATAGCAATAAAATTTAGACGTCCATAGTTACCTACTTCATACATTTGTCTGTTTAGCTAATTATAAGATATTTAATCACAAATTCTAAGAAGATATGCATTTTCATATTCAATCGTCAATCGTTATTTACTTAGTTATCGACATATTAGACAAGTACTTATCTGTTCAAACTTAATACCTACCGAAATACAAGCAAGCTTAACAAGTGTTatgtataagaaataaaataattaaattgtacaTGTTTAAATGTCTACATTAGTTCTGTATAAGACTGGATTATTTTCTTTTCGTTAATAAGTAAAGGGACAATTTGCCTCTAAGTTGAGCGCCTTACTGAATATAGCGTAATACGGAACGTACTCAATTTATTCGGTGAATTTAACTGAAACGGCACGACAAAGGATAAGGAAAATCCTTGGGGGATTAAACGTAACAAGATTGTATacctaaatacctacataacgTGGTACGTACAACGTACCAGGCAGAGGGGCTCTCATTTGGATTACAAATGTAATTATCTAAATACGATACGGTACTTACATAATAGAAAAGTCCTAATGCTACGAAATAGTCCACAGtcaaaaatagtagattgttttaaataaatagaaaccgGTTTATAATGACGTATCTACCATCTACCATAAATGGacagatttttcaaatcagtccattTATGATAGATGAGTTTATTCGTTATGTTAGGATTAAGCAAACTAGATTCATAattatatcacatttttattttcatgctggcaactttgtttttaaatgatctctcaGTTGTCAGTTGTTGTTGTGTGATTGGTTGACGCCGGTTGAAGTAAAATGGCGGGAaccaatcagatttattttatccaagcTTGAAAGCTACAACTTGACAGAAGACATTATTGTTTTCATGTTGGCGGTCGATTATTCTCTGTTGAGCGAATCACGAGTTAAGTCGagtagaattgaaacagtttttataaccaACATCTTTGAAAAGAGCTACTGTAGAGTTTCTTATCGATTCTTCTCTGCAATGTCTGCAATTCCGAATCGAGAGTAGTTTTACCACCAAtagaaatatcataaagtaattgaaataaaagaaggtattcaaacaatcaagaagttattattacctgaatccTGAGTACGCCTACAgttaaacatacaaaaatacaaatctttcccctttataatattagtgtacttTTTCTTCATGAAAAATCATGATCATTCATTCATGAATGATCATGGTCTGCATCCAAgataaatttcaaatatattttactatcctaatccattttattacatataaatCTTTTCAAATTTAAACCATACCGTTAAACCAATTGGTAGAGCAATAAATCGTTCCTAACTCATTGAATTATAGTCAAAACAATTTTGTTCGCGATGGccaaagaaaatttatttggcCCAGTTACAATAATTTTGTTAGTAGGTTATATCAAACCATTTTATGTGTCAAACATATTGTGATTTTTATACAAGCAAAAGCTTGACGTACCTATACAAGGCGATACTTTAAGATactctgggttcgattcccgtccGCTTGACTATTATTGTACTCACTACCATTTATCATAGATCGTTAGttgggcccc
This DNA window, taken from Bicyclus anynana chromosome 1, ilBicAnyn1.1, whole genome shotgun sequence, encodes the following:
- the LOC112046872 gene encoding neurogenic locus notch homolog protein 1, which produces MSEECALRRGGEEECPPVIVSWEGAADIQSGDILIVRIADSSPLDTFVSADSTNGTIDTNSSHDEDRSHHTIPQPAVYQVTRQGHEHCDVSDGMLLDITPLDENGSKIFTLYDKDLTEGVNLLIVVSETWGSQCIRLKVTVKSDNCGDSQDCTGKGVCYTNVSMEGYECQCCRGYAGPHCEDRDACNPSPCLNNGICVDLSQPLNGANYHCLCPYGFTGRKCEKDPCYSEPCVNGGSCMSMAMNGSTTFHCACAEGWTGSHCEVAATGGACAEKPCVKGICVEQTDNEVDGEKYRCFCEQGYTGDRCELEYNECESSPCANGGTCTDRVSGFECSCGRGYTGNTCQTKVDLCKPNPCPERRYCLDHGNSYSCECPSGFVGQECNSVATVCDNNPCAHGGTCWSGVDSFYCSCRPGYTGRICEEDFILEAVMDGESEPGAESHGGGSVREMHLPLGLYHDRLHNVYIAAGTLGAAIAIVGVVVTACHCRVNKTYSRLLSRLSRVTEPGPPHHWLQDKRAPPAPFQPPAALDTTDMYYTLDFSDSQSSPLIQ